A single genomic interval of Ramlibacter pinisoli harbors:
- a CDS encoding PaaI family thioesterase, with the protein MPTTDFQPADAAFAERVRASFERQSAMATLGASLARVEPGEVEVQLPYAAHLTQQHGFLHGGIVGAALDSACGYAGSTLMPADVGVLSIEYKINFVAPARGQRFRMVGTVVKPGRTITVVEGRAYAIDDGREKLVATMSTTLMAIAGRDDIKH; encoded by the coding sequence ATGCCGACCACCGATTTCCAGCCCGCCGACGCCGCCTTCGCCGAGCGCGTGCGCGCCAGCTTCGAGCGCCAGTCCGCCATGGCCACGCTGGGCGCCAGCCTGGCCCGCGTCGAGCCCGGCGAGGTCGAGGTCCAGCTGCCCTATGCGGCCCACCTGACCCAGCAGCACGGCTTCCTGCACGGCGGCATCGTCGGCGCGGCGCTCGACTCGGCCTGCGGCTATGCCGGCTCCACGCTGATGCCGGCCGACGTCGGCGTGCTGAGCATCGAATACAAGATCAACTTCGTCGCCCCCGCCCGCGGCCAGCGCTTCCGCATGGTCGGCACGGTGGTCAAGCCGGGGCGCACCATCACGGTGGTCGAAGGACGCGCCTACGCGATCGACGACGGCCGCGAGAAGCTGGTGGCCACCATGAGCACCACCCTCATGGCGATCGCCGGCCGCGACGACATCAAGCACTAG
- a CDS encoding MerR family transcriptional regulator — protein sequence MATTTYTISDLAREFDLTTRAMRFYEDMGLLQPERSGPGGRNRVYSARDRTRLKLTLRAKRLGLSLSEAREIIDMYDSPRDTGPQLKKFLAILAQHRHQLEEQMADLQANLDEVKVHEKEARALLSRLEKAPRDKAAARQV from the coding sequence ATGGCGACCACGACCTACACCATCAGCGACCTCGCGCGCGAATTCGACCTCACCACGCGCGCCATGCGCTTCTACGAGGACATGGGGCTGCTGCAGCCCGAGCGGTCCGGCCCGGGCGGCCGCAACCGCGTCTACAGCGCGCGCGACCGCACCCGGCTCAAGCTCACCCTGCGGGCCAAGCGGCTCGGGCTGTCGCTGTCGGAGGCGCGCGAGATCATCGACATGTACGACAGCCCGCGCGACACCGGGCCGCAGCTCAAGAAGTTCCTGGCCATCCTGGCGCAGCACCGCCACCAGCTAGAGGAACAGATGGCCGACCTGCAGGCCAACCTCGACGAGGTGAAGGTGCACGAGAAGGAGGCGCGCGCGCTGCTCAGCCGGCTGGAGAAGGCCCCGCGCGACAAGGCCGCGGCCCGGCAGGTATGA